The Daucus carota subsp. sativus chromosome 2, DH1 v3.0, whole genome shotgun sequence genome includes a window with the following:
- the LOC108207778 gene encoding cytosolic sulfotransferase 8, whose protein sequence is MEPKASQSLELIESVNEERVYSEEFLDLLSTLPKERDVFGDNFYQYKGFWFHIKPLHGLVESLKHFQPRKNDVFLVTAPKSGTTWLKAIIYTLLNRPVHHPQDPHHPLLTKTPHQLVPFLGLLKPSEYDLISNSPDSSTRIFGLHMPIIGLPKAVIEDNGSGNCKVVYLCRDIKDTFVSFFHFLNQHLEPSNNCLENLFDLYVRGVSPGGPVWDQIMGYWKGSLERPDKVLFIKYEDMKCEPHVQLKRLALFLGKPVSEEEENTGLLDQIISLCSIDNMRKLEVNRRGIDDSLGMKNHTFYRRGVVGDWKKYLTAEMAAKLDHITEEKFRGSGLFL, encoded by the coding sequence ATGGAGCCAAAAGCTTCACAGTCTCTTGAACTTATTGAATCAGTGAACGAGGAGAGAGTCTACAGTGAAGAgttcttggacttgctctcaaCCTTGCCAAAAGAGAGAGATGTTTTCGGAGACAACTTTTATCAGTACAAAGGTTTCTGGTTTCATATAAAACCTTTGCATGGCTTGGTCGAGTCTCTCAAACATTTTCAGCCAAGAAAAAATGATGTCTTCCTCGTAACTGCTCCGAAATCCGGTACCACCTGGTTGAAAGCCATCATCTATACTTTACTCAACCGCCCAGTCCACCATCCTCAAGATCCTCACCACCCTTTGCTTACAAAAACTCCCCATCAGCTTGTTCCTTTTCTCGGCTTACTCAAACCCTCTGAATATGACTTGATATCGAATTCCCCGGACAGCAGTACGAGGATCTTCGGATTGCATATGCCAATAATTGGCCTCCCTAAAGCTGTAATAGAGGACAATGGCTCAGGTAATTGTAAAGTAGTGTATTTGTGCAGGGACATCAAGGACACTTTTGTTTCCTTCTTTCACTTTCTCAACCAGCATTTAGAGCCATCaaacaattgtttggaaaaccTCTTTGATTTATACGTCAGAGGAGTAAGTCCGGGTGGACCAGTATGGGATCAAATCATGGGATATTGGAAGGGAAGCTTGGAGAGGCCAGATAAGGTGTTGTTTATCAAGTATGAAGACATGAAATGCGAGCCTCATGTTCAATTGAAGCGTCTGGCACTTTTTCTAGGAAAACCTGTGTCCGAGGAGGAAGAAAATACGGGTTTGCTTGATCAAATCATAAGTTTGTGTAGCATTGATAATATGAGGAAACTTGAGGTTAATAGGAGGGGAATAGACGATAGCCTTGGAATGAAGAATCACACGTTTTACCGTCGTGGAGTGGTTGGAGATTGGAAGAAGTATTTAACGGCAGAGATGGCCGCTAAGCTGGATCATATTACTGAAGAGAAGTTCCGTGGTTCAGGATTATTTCTCTGA
- the LOC108208260 gene encoding cytosolic sulfotransferase 6 yields MEPKTSKPLQLSPTLFKQLDEEIVYSQDFMDLLSTLPKEKNSFGADIFRYNGFWFPKVPLHGIIESGKHFQPRQNDVFLVTAPKSGTTWLKAIIYTLLNREIHHPQDPYHPLLSQTPHQLVPFHELLKRSEYESVSNSSDRSSRIFGTHMPTVSLPKSVIEDSESFNCKIVYLCRDIKDTFVSFFHFVNKHVDPSSNSLENFFDLYSRGVTGGGPVWDQIMGYWKESLERPNKVLFMRYEDMKSKPHFHLRRLALFLGKAFSEEEENSGMLDQIISLCSFDNMRNLEVNKSGTTKLGIKNHTFYRSGQVGDWKNCLTAEMAGNLDQITQEKFRGSGLSL; encoded by the coding sequence ATGGAGCCCAAAACTTCAAaacctcttcaactttctcctACTCTTTTTAAGCAATTAGATGAAGAGATCGTTTATAGCCAAGATTTTATGGACTTGCTTTCAACCTTGCCAAAAGAGAAAAATTCTTTTGGAGCTGACATTTTTCGATACAATGGCTTCTGGTTTCCTAAAGTACCCTTGCATGGCATAATTGAGTCTGGAAAACATTTTCAACCTCGCCAGAATGATGTCTTCCTTGTAACTGCTCCAAAATCGGGCACTACCTGGTTGAAGGCCATCATCTATACGTTGCTTAATCGTGAAATCCACCATCCTCAAGATCCTTACCACCCTTTGCTAAGTCAAACTCCCCATCAGCTTGTTCCTTTTCATGAATTACTTAAACGTTCCGAATATGAATCTGTCTCCAACTCTTCTGATAGGAGCAGTAGGATCTTCGGAACTCATATGCCAACAGTGAGTCTTCCTAAATCCGTAATAGAAGACAGTGAGTCATTTAATTGTAAGATAGTGTATTTGTGCAGGGATATCAAGGACACCTTTGTTTCCTTCTTTCACTTTGTCAACAAGCATGTTGATCCGTCTTCCAATTCCTTGGAAAACTTCTTCGATCTGTACAGCAGAGGAGTGACTGGAGGTGGACCGGTTTGGGATCAAATCATGGGATATTGGAAGGAAAGCTTGGAGAGGCCAAATAAGGTGTTGTTTATGAGGTACGAAGACATGAAATCCAAGCCTCATTTTCATTTGAGGCGTCTTGCGCTTTTCCTAGGGAAGGCCTTTTCCGAAGAGGAAGAGAATTCAGGTATGCTTGATCAAATCATAAGTTTGTGCAGTTTTGATAATATGAGGAATCTTGAGGTCAATAAGAGCGGTACAACTAAGCTTGGCATAAAGAATCACACATTTTACCGGAGTGGCCAAGTTGGAGATTGGAAGAATTGTTTGACTGCGGAGATGGCTGGTAATCTGGATCAGATCACTCAAGAAAAGTTTCGTGGTTCTGGATTATCTCTCTGA
- the LOC108207779 gene encoding cytosolic sulfotransferase 8, whose amino-acid sequence MEPKTSQPLERSPDARKALLDEQIVYSQEFLDLLSTLPKEKNIFGADIYQYNGFWFPKKPLHGMIESLKHFQPRKNDVFLVSAPKSGTTWLKAIIYTLLNHQVHHPQDPHHPLLTKTPHQLVPFLGLLKPSEYDSISNSPDSNTRIFGSHVPTIGLPKSVIEDNGSCDCKVVYLCRDIKDTFVSFFHFLNQHLEPSSNCMENLFDLYSRGVSGGGPVWDQIIGYWKESLERPNKVLFIKYEDMKCEPHIQLKRLALFLGKPVSEEEENTGLLDQIISLCSIDNMRKLEVNRRGTDSLGMKNHTFFRRGVVGDWKKYLTAEMAAKLDHITEEKFRGSGLSL is encoded by the coding sequence ATGGAGCCAAAAACTTCACAACCTCTTGAACGTTCTCCTGATGCTCGAAAAGCATTATTGGATGAGCAGATTGTCTACAGTCAAGAATTCCTGGACTTGCTCTCAACCTTGCCaaaagagaaaaatatttttggagCCGACATTTATCAATACAATGGTTTTTGGTTTCCTAAAAAACCTTTGCATGGCATGATCGAGTCTCTAAAACATTTTCAACCGCGAAAAAATGATGTCTTCCTTGTAAGTGCTCCAAAATCCGGTACCACCTGGTTAAAAGCTATTATCTACACCTTACTTAACCACCAAGTCCACCATCCTCAGGATCCTCACCACCCTTTGCTCACAAAAACTCCCCATCAGCTTGTTCCTTTTCTCGGATTACTTAAACCCTCTGAATATGACTCTATATCAAATTCTCCGGATAGCAATACCAGGATCTTCGGATCTCATGTGCCAACAATTGGCCTTCCTAAATCTGTAATTGAGGACAATGGCTCATGTGACTGTAAAGTAGTGTATTTGTGCAGGGACATCAAGGACACTTTTGTTTCCTTCTTTCACTTTCTCAACCAGCATTTAGAGCCATCAAGCAACTGTATGGAAAACCTCTTTGATTTATACAGCAGAGGAGTAAGTGGAGGTGGACCAGTATGGGATCAAATCATAGGATACTGGAAGGAAAGCTTGGAGAGGCCAAATAAAGTGTTGTTTATCAAGTATGAAGACATGAAATGCGAGCCTCATATTCAATTGAAGCGTCTTGCACTTTTTCTAGGAAAACCTGTGTCCGAGGAGGAAGAAAATACGGGTTTGCTTGATCAAATCATAAGCTTGTGTAGCATTGATAATATGAGGAAACTTGAGGTTAATAGGAGGGGAACAGATAGCCTTGGTATGAAGAATCACACATTTTTTCGTCGTGGTGTAGTTGGAGACTGGAAGAAGTATTTGACAGCAGAGATGGCCGCTAAGCTGGATCATATTACTGAAGAGAAGTTCCGTGGTTCAGGATTATCTCTCTGA
- the LOC108207780 gene encoding senescence-specific cysteine protease SAG12-like, whose product MHEQWISQHGRVYKDAAEKKMRFRIFKKNVQLIEAFNRGEDKGFKLAVNHFADITDDEFRKLHTGFNDSLKPSSSANSTPEGTFFKYADIKDVPSSIDWRDKGAVTPIKVQGQCGNCYAFSAVAAVEGITQITQGDLISLSEQQIVDCDKDDYGCNYGDMRNVFNYIIRNNGITTEYSYPYTGSQGPCQYNSTNNPAAKINGFQFVPRNSEADLLKAVANQPVSVGIHSTDYQFKFYSGGILNFDCGTELDHAVTIVGYGTNSDGIKYWIVKNSWNPAWGDAGFAYLIRDYKNPQGICGIAIYATYPTI is encoded by the exons ATGCATGAACAGTGGATATCTCAACACGGCCGTGTTTACAAAGATGCAGCTGAGAAGAAAATGAGGTTCagaattttcaagaaaaatgtgCAACTAATAGAGGCTTTCAACAGAGGCGAGGATAAAGGATTTAAATTAGCTGTTAATCATTTTGCTGATATAACAGATGATGAGTTCCGAAAACTACATACTGGTTTTAATGACAGCCTGAAACCATCCTCCTCTGCCAATTCTACACCTGAGGGCACATTTTTTAAATATGCGGACATCAAAGACGTTCCATCTAGCATTGACTGGCGAGATAAAGGTGCAGTCACACCGATAAAAGTACAAGGACAATGCGGTAA CTGCTATGCATTTTCAGCCGTTGCAGCTGTTGAAGGCATTACTCAAATCACGCAAGGAGACCTCATATCTTTATCTGAGCAGCAGATCGTAGACTGTGACAAAGACGACTATGGGTGTAATTACGGAGATATGAGAAATgtttttaattacataatacGAAACAATGGTATCACCACAGAATATTCTTATCCTTATACAGGCTCACAAGGTCCGTGCCAATATAACTCCACAAATAATCCAGCTGCTAAAATAAATGGATTTCAATTTGTACCCCGAAACAGTGAAGCTGATTTGTTAAAGGCAGTGGCGAATCAACCAGTTTCAGTGGGTATTCATTCTACCGATTATCAATTCAAATTCTATTCTGgtggtattttaaattttgattgtgGCACGGAATTGGACCATGCTGTCACAATTGTTGGCTATGGAACTAATAGTGATGGAATCAAGTACTGGATTGTCAAGAACTCATGGAACCCCGCGTGGGGAGATGCTGGATTTGCCTACTTAATACGAGATTATAAGAATCCTCAAGGCATTTGTGGCATTGCTATTTATGCAACATATCCTACCATTTGA
- the LOC108206760 gene encoding uncharacterized protein LOC108206760, which yields MIQCSNLHCAATSLHQSFFPLFSLPSSSFLPRLNFDPKSSIKMSSNSKPRTYKLLKTPNLSSLSSSNTTPSRDKIVDFGKYKGRLLGSLPSTYLKWVSKNLRAGDYEEWARFSDEVLEDPVYKDRIEWEFAEKILNGDVLRSKYEDGNTVDELLELSERFGWDNEDKLGWSKIDFGLLGTSKGGRIPRLGVESKGRIMEKLDGGNKNSTNGKKNYDGDEGVERRRARRERLKSRTNKTENDGNGGGTLGISNEKVIDSAEKISAMTVNASIGNSSSPFPGRQSLLKKAVSHKKKIVR from the coding sequence atgatACAGTGTAGTAATCTTCACTGTGCTGCGACGTCTTTGCATCAATCTTTTTTCCCTCTTTTTAGTTTACCCTCATCATCCTTTCTCCCAAGATTAAATTTTGACCCCAAAAGCTCCATTAAAATGTCTTCAAATTCAAAACCCAGAActtataaattgttaaaaacACCGAATTTATCATCTTTATCATCATCTAATACAACCCCATCGAGGGATAAAATCGTAGATTTTGGTAAGTACAAAGGTAGATTGTTGGGAAGCTTGCCCTCAACTTACCTTAAATGGGTGTCCAAGAATTTGAGAGCTGGTGATTATGAGGAATGGGCTAGGTTTTCTGATGAGGTTTTGGAAGACCCAGTTTATAAAGACAGGATTGAGTGGGAATTTGCTGAGAAAATCCTGAACGGTGACGTTTTGAGGTCTAAGTATGAGGATGGGAATACAGTGGATGAGTTGTTGGAGTTGAGTGAGAGGTTTGGGTGGGATAATGAGGATAAATTGGGCTGGAGTAAGATTGATTTTGGGCTTCTTGGGACTTCTAAGGGTGGGAGGATACCAAGATTAGGGGTTGAGTCGAAGGGGCGAATAATGGAGAAATTGGACGGTGGGAACAAGAATAGTACTAATGGTAAGAAAAATTATGATGGTGATGAAGGTGTGGAGAGAAGGAGGGCACGGAGAGAGAGGTTGAAGTCGAGGACAAATAAAACGGAGAATGATGGTAATGGTGGTGGAACTCTAGGTATTTCCAATGAAAAAGTGATTGATAGTGCTGAGAAGATTTCGGCGATGACTGTGAATGCTAGCATTGGTAATAGTAGCAGCCCGTTTCCTGGGCGCCAGTCGCTTTTGAAGAAGGCGGTTAGCCATAAGAAGAAGATTGTAAGATGA
- the LOC108206736 gene encoding U-box domain-containing protein 7 has product MSGHTSAWHLAFTKLRFFTRIRRFLQLKSPIKRHEPSDLSIDKAKVADASDQEENKEEEMAVLQRSVKRLHFGSCEEKEMAARDITRLAAEGLNWRKFMAELGVIPPLVAMAGSEVVARRRLAVQALIELSNGTYTNKALILDAGILSKLPENTGVFEEETMHDFAKLIFSLSSVTNSQFPINTSIIVPFVISILEATSNLDTKESCLGTLYSLSNMLDNANTLASSEVLNILLGFSSIKQTSEKALATLGNLVVTSMGKQTLESNPVVAKTLIEIMTWDDKPRSQELSAYVLMILAHQSSVQRLKMANAGIVPVLLQVSLLGSPLAQKRAMRLLQWFKEERQTRMRPHSGPQTQKFSAGSPVNQRDVIEGKKIMKNMVRQSLYKNMESMARRANGDEGSSKLKYLVISSSSKSLPY; this is encoded by the exons ATGTCTGGTCATACTTCAGCATGGCACTTGGCTTTCACAAAGCTGCGTTTCTTTACTCGAATCAGACGGTTCCTACAGCTTAAGAGTCCCATTAAGCGGCATGAGCCGTCTGATCTTTCCATTGACAAAGCTAAAGTGGCAGATGCAAgtgatcaagaagaaaacaaagaagAGGAGATGGCGGTCTTGCAAAGGTCAGTAAAGAGACTTCACTTTGGGAGTTGTGAAGAGAAGGAAATGGCTGCTAGAGATATTACAAGACTTGCCGCAGAAGGTTTGAACTGGCGAAAATTTATGGCAGAGCTAGGTGTTATTCCACCCCTAGTAGCCATGGCTGGTTCAGAAGTGGTGGCACGACGGAGATTGGCAGTTCAAGCGCTTATTGAGCTTTCTAATGGCACTTACAC GAACAAAGCTCTAATACTGGATGCTGGAATCTTATCAAAACTACCCGAAAACACTGGTGTTTTCGAAGAAGAAACAATGCATGATTTTGCAAAGCTGATATTTTCCTTATCATCCGTGACCAACAGCCAGTTCCCCATAAACACATCAATCATCGTTCCATTCGTGATCTCTATTCTTGAAGCAACTTCAAATCTTGACACAAAAGAATCATGCTTAGGTACATTGTACAGTCTTTCTAACATGCTAGACAATGCAAACACTTTGGCTTCCAGTGAAGTACTCAACATTCTCTTGGGGTTCTCTTCTATTAAACAAACATCCGAAAAAGCTCTTGCAACCTTGGGCAATTTGGTAGTGACCTCAATGGGGAAACAAACACTTGAAAGTAATCCGGTGGTGGCAAAGACCTTGATAGAGATCATGACATGGGATGATAAACCAAGAAGCCAAGAGCTATCAGCTtatgttttgatgattttagCACATCAAAGCTCAGTACAAAGATTAAAAATGGCAAATGCTGGAATTGTTCCTGTTCTTCTTCAAGTGTCTTTATTAGGTAGTCCCTTAGCTCAGAAACGAGCAATGAGGTTGCTACAATGGTTTAAAGAAGAACGACAGACGAGAATGAGGCCTCATTCAGGTCCTCAGACACAAAAATTCTCAGCTGGCTCCCCTGTAAATCAAAGAGATGTGATTGAAGGaaagaaaataatgaagaacaTGGTGAGACAGAGtttatacaaaaatatggaATCAATGGCTCGTCGTGCTAACGGTGATGAAGGGTCTTCTAAGCTCAAGTACCTGGTCATCAGTTCAAGTTCAAAGAGCCTGCCTTATTAG